The genomic segment TGACATTATAGTAAGTATTAGCAGATTTTTCGTATGGACCGGGGGCACTGATTGAGGCTCCAGCAAAACCACGCATATATTCCGGTGTTTCTCTAACAACTAACGGCTTTGAAGGATCTAAAGTCATCAATTGTTTTTCATTAACAAACTTCACTAGCTCCGGAATTTGAGCTCTGACTTCATCGACAAAATCATCTCGTTTTACATGCTTAACTGATAACACATCAATTAACTGTTTTATCGCGACATTGTCATCTTTAGGGATAGGTGTATCGATATATTTAGACCAAATATCATGTGTTATTTTAGCCATCTCACTTTGAACACGAAGTTTGTCAGCTGTCGCTTTTTCAAACAATGCTTTCCCTGACATACCAGCTTGAATATCTAATGCAAACTTTTCTTCGTAAAGCTCTTCACCAATTCTAAAGCTACGTGCACCTTCTTTTTCAAGTTTAGCTTCTAGTGCTGTTAACCAATCAATATGTTGATTGATCGCTGTTTTAGCTAATTCAAAACGTGTATTGAACAGTGCTTTTTCAGTTGAAGATAAACCAGATTCAGCCACTTTATTCGCTAAGTCATCTGATAATACTGAAAACGCGCCTTTATTTTGCATGATGGCAAGTTGAGTATGTTCTATCGTCGGATTCTCAATATTCGCTTGCGCAGCTAAGTAATATGCAGGCACATTTTCAAGGCGCGCAATAACAGACTGCAGTCTTTCATCTAAAGGGGCAAAATCTTCATTAATGATTTGAGCGAACCCGCCTGCCACATTGTATTGCGAAGGATTCCATTGCCATGCTTTAAACCTTTCCTGTTGCCATTTAATACTCGCCAGAAGGTTCGAAATAAGCTCATAATCAATTAATTCACTCGTGGTTAAAGCGGTTTTATCAAAAGCAGTTAACTTAGCTTGTTGCTTGGCTACAAATGCTAAAGTTTTAGCGCGAGCCTGATCATTTGGCACTTCTAGATAGCCATCATTAACGTGTTTCCCACTGTATAACGCCCAAGTTGGGGACCATTGCCATAATGCGTTGATAAACTCATCAGAGTACTGCTGAAATGATACTGCAGACTGCTGTAACTCAGATTGTTGAACATTTTGGGCTGTTTTGGTGTCATTAGTCATTGAATTACAACCGACTAAACTGGCTAGGCCCAGTGAAATTGCTAAGGTAAGCGCTGATTTTTGCATCTTAATAAGTCCTTTTTATTCATCAAAACGATATTTTTATTGTTTTAAAAGGTTAATTTTTAATATAAAAGCGGATTTACGTTTAGTTGTTATTATTTTTATGGCATAAGTAAATCATGAACGTTATGACTTTGCAGCACAATAAACGTATTTGACATCTTTTGTGACATCTTTTTGTGAATAAAGAATCACAAAGCTGCCTTATCAACAATCGGGACGAGCACATTCGCTTTACTGACATCAATCAGGAAATATCCATGACAGCCAAATATTTCAGTTTAATACTTAATGGAAAAAAAGCCGGTATACCAGAAATTAGAACTGCGGTTTATGCACTAAGAGAAAGTGGAATAAAATTAGATGTTAAGGTCACTTGGGAAGGGCCTGACATGGAAAGGTTAATTAAAGAATCAATCGAATCAGGTGTTGATCGAGTCATTATTGGAGGTGGTGATGGCTCACTCAATGAAGCTGTCACAGCATTAATGCATTTAAAAGACAATGTCTCGTTACCTGAGGTAGCTGTGTTGCCTTTGGGTACGGCAAATGATTTTGCTACCGCCTGTAATATACCACCCAGCATTACAGATGCCCTAACCTTTGCTATTCATAATAAGGCGATAGATATTGATTTGATTGCTGCAAACGATCGACACTTTATTAATATCGCTGCCGCTGGCTTCGGTGCGCAAGTTACTGCAGAAACACCAGTCGAATTAAAAGACTTTTTAGGCGGCGGTGCTTATACCCTTACAGGCTTAGCAAAAGCCATCGGTTTTAAACCCTACGAAGGTAGCATAACGACTGATGAAGGTAAGTTTACTGGTAATATCGTTGTCGGAGCCATGTGTAATGGGCGCCAAGCTGGTGGCGGACAGATTCTCGCACCTAATGCAAAAATAAATGATGGTTTAATGGACGTCACTTTGCTTAAAGGATTTACACCATTAGAACTGCCTCAGGTGTTAGAAGAAATACAATCTGAAACGGCTAAAGGCGAGTTTTGCTTTCACTTTCAAACTCAGTGGCTAGAAATTGATTTCCCATTAAGCTTACCGCTCAACTTAGATGGTGAGCCTTACCGCAGTGAAAAAGTGCGATTTGAAGTGAAACCAAATGCGATTCGATTTGTATTACCAGAAAACAGCCCACTCATATAGATTAACGACAACACCAATGTAATGCTTGCAGTTAGAGATGTAAGCATTACACCCTGAGGTTTATGTCTGCTTATCATTTTATAAACAATCTTCTTGAAGTTTATAAGGAAACTTTAACCCTGCTCCCTGTGTTCCGTAAGAGACTTCTAATTGGCATGTACCCAAGCTGTCATGATCTGGCGCTAAATGAGTTGCAGTCATAAATGAAGCGACACATAACATTAATGAAGCCATGATGGTGGCATTGCCGTAAAACAACATTAATACTTCACCCGCATTCCACTGCTCAGACAATCTATTCGGTTTCATACTCTTCCTAAAAATTGAATCAATAATCAGAGTTAATCTAGTCGAAGAATTATTAAATATTAGGGGTATTAATAGTTATCATTTCACGCCAAAGCATAAAATATATAAGAATAGTACAGGTAAAAATACGAACAAAATGATGTCAGTTGGAAAGGCAAACTGGAGAAAAAGAAGAAATATCAGAAGATAAATTGGCGGTGACGGAGAGATTCGAACTCTCGAAAGGTTGCCCTTTACACACTTTCCAGGCGTGCTCCTTCAGCCACTCGGACACGTCACCTTTTCAATTTATTGTGCTAAAAGCACCGCCACTGTCAATGAAACAAAGTGAATAATGATTTCAATATCCTGTGAACGGACGGTACTTTACGCAAATGCGCTAGGAGGGTCAAGGGAAAATCCCCTCTTGTGTTCCTATTGCGCATTTGCTG from the Shewanella japonica genome contains:
- a CDS encoding DUF885 domain-containing protein; the protein is MQKSALTLAISLGLASLVGCNSMTNDTKTAQNVQQSELQQSAVSFQQYSDEFINALWQWSPTWALYSGKHVNDGYLEVPNDQARAKTLAFVAKQQAKLTAFDKTALTTSELIDYELISNLLASIKWQQERFKAWQWNPSQYNVAGGFAQIINEDFAPLDERLQSVIARLENVPAYYLAAQANIENPTIEHTQLAIMQNKGAFSVLSDDLANKVAESGLSSTEKALFNTRFELAKTAINQHIDWLTALEAKLEKEGARSFRIGEELYEEKFALDIQAGMSGKALFEKATADKLRVQSEMAKITHDIWSKYIDTPIPKDDNVAIKQLIDVLSVKHVKRDDFVDEVRAQIPELVKFVNEKQLMTLDPSKPLVVRETPEYMRGFAGASISAPGPYEKSANTYYNVTPLDGMSDESAESYLREYNHWILQVLNIHEAIPGHYTQLVYSNESPSLIKSLFGNGAMVEGWAVYTERMMLEEGYGNFEPEMWLMYYKWNLRVIANTILDYSIQVNGMTEEQAIELMTKEAFQQQAEAEGKWRRATLSQVQLTSYYSGYREIYDLREELKQAQGEEFDLKSFHEQFLSYGSAPVKYIKQLMTSQ
- the yegS gene encoding lipid kinase YegS; this encodes MTAKYFSLILNGKKAGIPEIRTAVYALRESGIKLDVKVTWEGPDMERLIKESIESGVDRVIIGGGDGSLNEAVTALMHLKDNVSLPEVAVLPLGTANDFATACNIPPSITDALTFAIHNKAIDIDLIAANDRHFINIAAAGFGAQVTAETPVELKDFLGGGAYTLTGLAKAIGFKPYEGSITTDEGKFTGNIVVGAMCNGRQAGGGQILAPNAKINDGLMDVTLLKGFTPLELPQVLEEIQSETAKGEFCFHFQTQWLEIDFPLSLPLNLDGEPYRSEKVRFEVKPNAIRFVLPENSPLI